GCTCAAGAGTGTGTTGATTTTAGGACCCTTGAGTTTTGCTTCATGAATGGAAACAGTCGCTATGTGTGCTTTGTTATAGTTTAATCTATGAAGCGCCTACCCTTTAGATTTATATGTTAAACCACAGCGTCTTCTTCCTGTTGGGGATCTGATTCTTCTAAAAGAGGTGGGGTCGCCTGGGATGACCCCTCTGGAATGAGGTCTGCCTTGACCTCGGTCAGGGTACGGCTGGGCTCTTCTGCTGGAGCGCACTGTGCTTCCTCAAATGCTTTTTCTCTCAGGTCAGACGGTAAAACCCACTGACCTCCTGGACCTTTCCAgattcctcctccttccagattcctccttttcttctggTGATGCCCCCTTTTGTGCTCTCTTGATCACTTCCTCATCCCAGTGTCCAGAAAGTCTGCACTCTTTCTCTACAGTAACCATCTGATGTTGTGGTAAATACCTTGCTACTGTTTTAGCTTCGAGGTCTGCCCTCTGATTCCCGAGAGCAATGTCTGTCCCTGTGGTGTCATGTCCTTTGCACTTCACTATTGCCACTTCTTGTGGCAACAACAAGGCTTCTGCTAATTCCTTCATTTCCTCTTCATGTTTAATGGGCTTATTTCCAGCTGTTATAAAACCTGCTCTAATCCATTGTCCTAGTTCAATATGTGCTGCACCAAATGCGTATGCCGAGTCAGTATAGATAGTAACTTTCTTTCCTTGTGCCCACTGAAGGGCTGCTACTACTGCTCTAACCTCTGCTCTCTGAGCTGATTGTTGTCCTGTTAGCTGTCGTTTCaaaacctgtttctgtctgtctgaccaCCGCATAACCAGCACTCAACTCTCCATCTGTCTTTCTGAAACAACAACCATCTGTGAACAACACTTCTGCTTCTGACAGTGGTTCTGTTTGTAAATCTGGTCTGACTTTCTCATATCTTAAAACTGTCTGTTCACACATGTGTGGCTCTCCTgttcccattctgtctgtttgtcagtttgtctgcctgtctgtctgcaaaacCGCTGTGACTCAAAACGGTACTCATCTGCCATCCTCTGGAAAACTCCATCAAACCTCTTCTGGAAGGGTTACCTACcgtctcctctctcctccaagCTGTGGATCACTCACCTCTTTGTAAGAAAAATCGCCAGTCAAGATCTACTTATCCTACTACCCTGTGCAAAGATAGTATATATTCACTCACTTACCTCGTCCTCCGTTTCCAGGTCCCGATTCCAGTTCCAGTTCGCACTTTCCcgtcactgtaaataaattcacttaccgttaaTTCCTggtctcatgtgtctgtctgtcaccgaACTGCTCATCTAGAAATAGAATCTGAAACCTGACAGAAGCCAGACCAGTTGATCAGACAGAAGGGAAGATAATgtgaacagaaaacacattgAAATAGCTCTAAATATGTGGATATCCTAAGTGGACTATTTTCAAGTCAGTGAGGTGAAAAACATGCcaaagaacagagaaaaaaagaaaaatgcaaaaaataaattgcatagATTCAACGCACAAACATTGTAATCCCCTATGTTGCTGGAGAAGctcagaaggatttttttcaaacacaacataCTGGTGCATGTTCATATTTTAGGTAGAGAAGACAGATGGGTTGGAAGTGGGGTGAAGAAACCGAaaaggaggtctcagatttcagctttctaaaatcTACTATGCAGCAATAAAACTGATACcactggttctgctggaggtttcttcctgttaaaagtgaatctttcctttccactgttgccagtgtgctgctcaggatgggagagtGCAACGAAAGGGAGATGCAAAGCAATCTACTGACTTACTTAGATGAAtactttttactaattggctttttgtaaTGCATGTCAATGTTTTTCTACAGTgccctgaataaaaaaaattacaaggaGGGCTGAAGTGAGACCAGTCACCAAATGACGTTCAACAGTCAAACGATGAATTGTGACTCAGCTCAGCCTTAATTACCCATGCAGCCATCAGTTGTTATGGGGAACAGCTGCATCAGGTGTTGTCAGAAGTGACAGCCTGCCAGACTCAATCTGAAAAGTAAACAATAGTGAACAGCAATAGAAAAACAGAACCCTGTCAAAATCAGGTTTGTATTTCTATCTATACTAGGACATTGTATTGACCTACaatcatttctgtagcctaactctagcaaaaaaaaaaaaaaaacattgtggcaAAAATTCAATTTTCTAAGGTTATTTTGCCTCTGGcccacatttaaaacaatttctgcATATAGATGCAAAGAAAACTCTCCAGGTTCCATTGGTAGATGCATCACTAACATCACAGGCACTCAACCAAAATAATGTATATTTTCAGCCAAGAAAATATGCACTCAGCAGATACACAGCTATGGGAGCCCCAGTCTGGCAAAATTTTAACCTGGATTCTGGTGGAACCTGGTGTATTTAATTGAGAgcaaacttttcaaaaattGTACTTTGCACAGACTAAAAACAAgtaatacaacaataaaaaaacaactgccaaATATTAATTGAAAAATTAAACCCACTAAATTCtatgtactttaaaaaacacatggGATAGAAAATTTCTACATCACAGGCCTTCAGGGCAGAATGGGCTGGACACTGACTGTCTGAAGCACAAAGGTGTACTGCAGAGTGTCAGTGGATCACCAGATTAAAAAGTGGTGACCTCTATGATCCAAATTAAATCTGATTAGATTAGGACTTTATCCAGCTTGGACTGGAGACTGGTCTGATTGTAGAATTGGACCTGCATACTAATAATAATGGTATGCTGGCCCAAATATCTTTTTTATCCTGTGTATTGTAAAGGAGTAAAATAGGAAAACTGTgtgtccttgtttttttgtacatctGATGGGATGACACTATTAAAATACTAGATCTTTTcctaacctaacctaacctcAGTTCACACCTAAGACCTAAAAAAATGAACCTATAGCTCAAAAATGTTCCATTGTATTAGGACCAGGTTTTGGTCTCAATAAAGGTGAATATACCAGAAAAGGCCCTAAAAAGGTAACCAAAACCAggcacaccacacacacacaactgtacagacaaagaaacatatGCAGCTTTGCACAGTCATAAATTCAAGTTTTTTGAGCCTCTGCTTGCCATGTAGTGAATCATAAATAACATGGACGAGGGCATTGTAGCCTACTAATTAAATGACAAACTAACTTATTACAATCTTTGTGCTTAAATTCTGACACTAACCATCATCAAGGAGGCTGTAAGTAGTTTGACTATGGCAGAATTTGGACTAATTACAGGAGATGGATGCTAGCAGAGTTCAGGGAGGCCCTTTGTGAAGGTATAAAAGTAAATACCAAGACAAAACGACTCCCATGACTGTACtaagtctttttgtttaatagttATTGCACAGGCTTTATTCATTACCCAAAATGTGTGTCTCTCTTGCCACAGCTTAGTTTACTTTCATGTCCAACTTAGTTGCTACATCAGCTTATAATATTCTATTAAATTTGTAGCAGCTCCTCTCTTTTCTCATCTTTATTCTCATTGCTTGTTGGAATTAGTCTCATTTACCAGCACCTCATCTGTTGATCCTCTGGATTAAATTATTTGAAGCATTAAAGGACAGAATTTGTTTCATGTGCATCTAACACTAACTGGAAAAATAAGATGCAGCACAAACAAGAATGTGTTTGCACTTAAGGATTCTCCAAATGAAATCGGCAAGCTTTTAAAAAGCCCTTTGTATCCAGCTTCAGTCACAACAATCAATACCCACTGCTTTCCCTCTAATGGTCCACATCTTAGGAAAATACGAAAGCTGCAGCCTGagaactttaatttgtttgctgcctccagtctggactcttttttttttttttctagattagtcaacaacaaagttttatgAAGGGGaatgattttaaaattgaaCTTGCAGCCACAGTTATGAAGAATGTTAAACACGAATATCCAAGCAAATATAatatacatacattttattCTGCTACTGTTCAACATGCCCAGAACAGGCAGGATCTTCACacaatcaggttttatttttattattttttgccagAGTTGTTGCTAAAGTGAGGTTTTTCCttgtaaaaatcaataaaaaatatgaatccATTAACATAATCATAACTTCTTTTACTCAATCCAGAGGCTAATTCTTTCTCTACTGCTTCgtcatttttctttgcaatcagtttaatttttgaaaGAGCGAAAAAATGGACAGGACTTATAGTTTCTACTTGAtaaactgcagtttttctgttgtgttttagctCAGATCTACAGAATAaattattcagtaaaaaaacaaacaaaaaaataacaacaaaaaacataaataatgagCAGTGACAAAAGCAGTTACATTAAATGATGCACTTTCACTGCCTGCTTTATGTTGATAGTGACAATGCAAAGCAGAGATTAATGGCAAGGTTCTGTCAGTGTTGAGAGGTTGCCTGAATGATGAGCTAAAGCAAGTCGAAAAAAGAGCATAAAATAATACCTATGTTAGGTATTTGCTGAATAAATGGTTTTAAGATTTATTATGTTATTTCAAAACCCAGTCCAAAATTCTtacaaaagaattaaaaataaattctgcttTAGGCAAGATTCATTATTAGAAACTGCATTTTGCTTCAAGATACTGTACAGTGTGCATGCAACAACCATGAACACAGATcagaaatgcagtgtgaatgctgaatgactttgctaaaatTAGTTGAAgttaaaactgagctgttaaagcaaaaagaagcagaacacaagctaaatactaaaacaaaaacaccttttttttttgcaaaaacatttttttaaagagctaaatgctagctaaaagtagtaaaacattagctgaaagctaaaattagcaaaacagcagcttaaacataaaacagctaaaaataaagttttttttccgtacttttttttgtttgttttcagttgaccgaaaacaaataaaattttctgttggagctgccttctttattttacttaagaTAAACCTCAACATGGGATCTTGCTGGGTTTGTTAATCTGATGAAGTCAGCTCATCTTTGTAATCTAcggtaaaattaaaaacctttggGACCTTCGGCTGGATGAGCCGTGCCACAACCAGATTCTGTCTCATATTTCGGTCAGAAGAACAGATACTGAACATGTTTCTGGGGAAGCAGAACAACACGATGAAGGAGAAGACTCCAGGGAGGGCTCTTGTAGACCATCTTCTTGTGGACCATCACAGTGATGTTGGAGAAGACCCAGTTCATCTCCCTTCTGCAAGCTTTAAGTTGTGTATTCTGCTAAATAATGAGTTCTATATGCAGTTTGGTTTGTACAGCATCAGAGACCTATTTTTACTACCACAGGGAGAAAAAATGGCCAGTTTGACTCCATCTATGAGGACACCTGCTGAAAGTTAGATCACCCTGAAGGAGCAGAGCGCCACATACCAGCAGCTGCACTTTGCTCCCTAGATTGAATGGCAGCTTAAAGACAGACTGGTTTAAGTCATCAGTATCATACTACAATTTACTGAAACTCGCCTTAATGCACCAAAATATGATTACATTTGGTTTTCTGAACTAAAGGGGCATTTGAACATAATGTTTTCTTACGAGTTACAGCATTTATGGTTTAAGCCTGAGTGATGAAACTGAACTACATTTAACCTCACACATATAATACGCCTAAAAAATGATTGAAACAATCTTAATACAATGTAAACTGCAaagtttcctttatttttgcCGCTCTGTCAATGCACTTCCATATGCATTGTTGACAGATTTTCTGAAGCAGTGCACTTTGTCCCTCTAACTAAAGTGCCCTCAGCATTTGAGACTGCTCAACTCTTGGTCCACCATGTTTGCCATGGAATTTACCTGGATATAGTTTTCAACCGAGGACCTTAATTTACCTCCCGGGTATAGAGTGTATTCATGCAACACTATGGAGGCTTTGGTCAGTCTCATGTCTGGTTTCCATCCCTCATCTACTGGGCAGATGGAGCAACTAAACCAAGAACTCAAGGCAGCATTAAGATGTGTCATTTACAATAAACTTACCAGCTGAAGTTTACAATTAATATGGATAAAAATGAGCTCACAACACCTGAACATCCTCAGCGACCAGTCACCTTTTGAAGCATGACTGGGGTACTTACCTCCTCTGTTTCCTAGCCAGGAGTCGGACATTTTCGTGGCATCAGTGCAGCATCACTTGAGATGTTGCCATAAGATCTGGCATCAGACTAAGGCCACACTCCTCTCTAtaccagaacaaaacaagagagtggcagacagacaaagaacACCAGCCTCTTAATATTGTCCTGGCCAAGACATGGTTGTCCACTTGTGATATTTCTTTGAAGGACACCCCCAGAAAACTAGCTCCCAGATTCATAGGGCCATTTGAGATAAAGTCTATCATCAAAGCATCAAAGCATCAAGCTCAATCTCTCAGCCTCCACGAGGATCCACCCCACATTTCATGTTTCTCAGGTCAAACCAATTTCTAACAGTACTTTCCTGTGAACTTTTTTGGCTCGATGCATTGGACCCAGGttttaataattatataaaGATGACATATCCATTCTCAATGAGAAGAAAACAGTGTCGAATCAGCATATTCATTCAGAACAAGTCACAAGTGTTGATTCCTAAGGTCGGCAAGGTGTAAACAATCACACATGCCCATACATAATTGTGTAAAGTCACATGTAATTTTGAAATAGTGACAGCTTTGGTGCTGGTGGAGGACATTGccaatgaaaaaaatcaataaaagcatGTTTTCAGGGATCACTGCTGACCTGCTGGCACAGGATGATAATGCAAAATGAAACAACCCAAAAGGTGTTGTGATGAAGACACAATTTGaagcaaaacaactaaaaagtaacatgaaacattaaatataaacacaatttcgaaaaatgttatttaaagtgTCTTAAAACCACCTTTTTTTAAGCAGGTAATTAtaaagacacacaaagacattcTCTAAAGTGGTCTAAAACGCCCAGTTTCAGATACTCTATAATTCTAATACACAGGGACGGCTGGTATtagtgggctagtagggctaagccctccctggtgtttacaataaaaatgtttaaatacctaataaacacaaataatgtaTCACATTTTCTCAAATTTACAACAGAAAATCCTAGAGTCTTTCCAAAGAGCTAACTTTTCACAAcccattttatttaatgtttttctctgtacagaatgattgacaggtgTCTTGTCCCACCCCCTCGGTTTGcagctcatttgggctaatttaggcCAAGGGTCAGCCCAAGGACTCAGGCCAATGAGGGTGGATGGACAATAATGTGCCTCAAGCTCAAGTGTATGCGGGTGTGGTTTGGCATAGACTAAGTGCGATGGCAAgaaagataaacagaaacaaggtgaattatttaattttttgcacgttttccttaatgtctttgggggaaAAACCAGAACTGAAGAGGTTGGGGGCAGATAGACCAAAGGattatcaaaaaagaaaaagtggcaaaaacaaagtttttctgtgacctggtttcagcaAAAGGACTGGCTAATGacaagtgtagctaacaaatcATTAACCTTTTTACAAcccagaaaagttgtcagagtgaccttctctttaaaaaggaaggcttcatacaaaaacaaactccacTTTCcaaatattgcatgtcttgtttgattttattttattagcgTAATCAGTAATTATGTCAAGGGGTGTGGTGCAGCGATATACAAAGTTGTATGACTGGGAAAAAATCATCAGTTGAAACCCTTAATACCAGAGGATATGTGTaactttggtttttggtttaaggttgtctttgtgcagAAAAGGGACATAATGTCTATTTATAgcaagttttctttatttcaaatttgatacttttgttgttggaatccaaagtacagtgttttattatatatctgttagccccccccctacaaatatcaccaccagccgACACTGCTAATACACATTAAAGAACCACATAATAACTGAAAAACGAACCGAAGACTAAAAACAGACATACCAAAACAGCAATCGTGtcatgtgaaggaaaaaaaaaatcaagaagaatCTCCTgaatattaaacacaaaagtcaATATGATCAGACGGCACAAAATAGAGTGAATGATTTCAGCTGAGAGCAATGCTGAATCCAGGCAGATCTCAGGTGTTTTATCAGCATCTGGAAGATCTTCATCTGGCTGAATGGATGCATAAAGTAGGGGAAAATTAGCATTTGAAAGAGGGCCTGATTACTTTTTTTGCATAAGGATTTCATACAGGCTATGTATACCAATCTCATTTTGCACAAAGGCATCCTAGGTGCCAATAAATGTGTGAAAGGGAAAGGAGATGGTGGTACAGATGCTCTCAACCAGAATACTGATGGCATAAAGCTCCAACACTGGACTGGTAAGAACcaccttaaaaatatatatatatattacactAATATTTCTACCCAGGAGGTACAAGAATAAAGAGTgacacgaaaaaaaaaaagttagtatagaaaaaaatattcaagacaaaacaacaacacacatgACAGATACAAATATTTGATGCTGATTGTTCTGTTCTGAAGTTGcaaatgttatgttttcagAAGCTGTTTCATTCATGTAGAGCAAAAAATGAGGAAAGCCTGCCCTCTTGTGTTCTTTTCAGGTATTGTAACTTGacaaccgttttttttttgtagacagaAACTTTATTGAACGGCAGAAGTAGTCAAGAACAAAACGGCAATGGCGTCAGCACTTATTTCATGGTGTCTTTTTCGGAAGAAATTTCTGCAAATATCGTTCGCTAGAGGTTGCATTGCTGGTATGTACTAAATCGATAATTCTGTAACATTGTTTTTGCGCTTGATGTTACTCGGTAACGTattatttcagtctaaaatTAGTCGTTTTGCTATGTAAATTACACGTGAGTTGTAAGGTTGTCCAACATGGCGTCAGTACCGCAGATTCTTGCTTATGGATATATTTAGGATGTTATTTAGCAGAAATTCTCTGTAAAAGTGCATTTATGCTGcacatattcatatttttatcatgttgttcttcttgttttcagttttacccTTTTGAATGTCATTAAACCTGCTGACAACGATCTTCGGTCTCCAGAGTTATGATATGAGGAAGGTGTTAGATAGCCTTTGCATTAGACATGCACCAGAAACGGcacagtaaaacagcagcatcCACGCTCAAGAAGATAATGCAGTCATCGCATCTAGAGTGAAGCAGACCACTACTACGCCCATAGCAGCGCGGCATACAGCAGTGATCCTGCAGACGTCTCCTACTCAACTCCACCATGTCCAAAAAGACATCATCTCTCAAGACCCAGTCGGAGGCTTCATACGTCTCCTCTACAGGCTCTGCAGCAGCCAAAGCCAGAGCAAGGGCTGAGGCAGTCAAAGCCCGCCTTAGCTTTGCAGCCAAAGAAATGAacttaaaagtagaaaaagccAAAATCGAAGCATCCATTGAATTtctacaacaagaaaaagatgtAGCGTCAGCCATTGCTGAAGCAGAGGCATTAGAAGCAGCTGTTGTCTCACAGATGGAAGCACGCAGCAACCCAGGTCCTTCTGTAATAGCTGAGCGTACCGAACAATATGTCACCAGCCAGACTAAATTTGTAGAGGGGTTGGAAAGTGCTGCTCTTCAGCCATCGCAAGTCGGAAATGTACTTCAAGATAGACCGGAACTCACAAGCAATGAGTCATTACACTCTAAACAAGAGGACGATCCACAGCAAACTCCAGTCTGCCCTCCCAATTATCTTGACAACTCCCAAAACCCCCCAGTTATTATCTCATCTCCACACACTAATAAGGATTTCACAGCCGATTGGTCAAACCAAGTAGCAGCATCTAGTTTCTATGAAGCCAGACCCTCACGCCAGGAGTCTAGAGATTCCaatgtaaatgactttattagGTATTTTGCTCGCCGTGAAATAGTGTCAACAGGACTACTTCAGTTTAATGACAAACCCCAAAATTTCAGAGCTTGGAAGCGCTCCTTTGAAAATACAATAAGGGGTTTAGATCTAACGGCGAGTGAGGAGATGGACCTGATGTTAAAGTGGCTTGGCAAAGAATCTGCTGAACAAGTAGAGCAAATCAGAGCTATACACATTAATAACCCAGTCAATGGCCTCAACATGATGTGGAACAGGCTTGAACAATGTTACGGATCAGCTGAAGCAATAGAGGATGCACTTTTCAAAAGAATTGAGGCATTTCCAAAAATCACACCCAAAGACTATTCAAAACTAAGGAAGTTTAGTGACCTGCTCATGGAAATTCAGAGTGCTAAAGATGATGGGGACCTCCCTGGTCTGGCGTTCTTGGATACAGCAAGAGGAGTAAATCCCATTGTTCAAAAACTCCCCTTCCACTTGCAAGAAAAATGGATTACAGTAGGAACTAACTACAAGCgcacaaaatgtgtgtttttcccACCATTTAACATTTTCGTAGACTTTGTGACTCAAGAGGCTGACTCTAAAAATGATCCGAGCTTCAACTTCACATCGTTTCCTGATTTTTCCAAACCAGATAAGCTGCCCTGgagaacaaacagacagaaagaggttTCAGTGCACAAAACTGATGTCGTCTCCCACCCCAGTTCAGACATACATAGATCTGTGAACAAAGCTGTGGATATTGGCAAGATTTGCCCCATTCACAAGAAACCTCATCCTCTCTCAAAATGTAGAACATTTCGTATGAAAACACTGGATGATAGGAAAATGTTCTTAAAGGAGAACAACCTTTGCTTCAAATGCTGTGCCTCATCTTCACACATTGCAAGAGACTGTAAAGTTAAGGTACAGTGTTCTGAGTGCCATGATGAGAAACATTGCAGTGCTCTCCACCCAGGACCAGCCCCCTGGCAGAGAGAAATTGAACCTGCGGTAGACCATGGCGGGGAGCCTGACTCCAAGGAACCAGAGGAGATCACTTCCAGCTGCACCCAGGTTTGTGGCACTAATGAAGCAAGTAGATCATGCTCTAAAATCTGTCTCGTGCAAGTGTACCCAGCAGGATGCCCACAACAAGCAGTAAAGCTCTATGCCATCCATGATGAACAAAGCAACAGATCATTGGTCCGCCCTGAGTTCTTCGAACTATTTAATGATTGTGGACCCAGCTCTCCTTACTCAATCAGAACATGTGCTGGAACTAAAGATACTATGGGAAGGAGAGCTATAGGCTATGTAGTAGCAGCCTTAGATGGTTCAGTCCACATTCCACTGCCTAGCCTTATTGAATGCAAAAATATCCCAAATGACAGAGATGAGATACCCACACCCAGCGCGGCTATGCATCACAGCCATCTGAAGTCAGTAGCTAATCTTATCCCTGAACTGGACTCTAATGCCCCCATTCTAATGCTTCTTGGACGGGATGTTATTAGAGTTCACAAAGTCCGTAAACAGATAAGTGGACCTAACAATGCACCTTACGCACAAAAATTAGACCTCGGATGGGTTGTAGTAGGAAATGTTTGTGTGGGTGATATCCACAAAACTCTTGCTATAAAGACTCTGTTCACAAATGCCACTGAGAAGGGTCGTCCCACAATGTTTGAGCCATGCCCCAATGTTTTCAacataaaagagaaacattGCGAAATACAAGTTCCATTCAACTTAGGGACCCAGCTTGTGGACAGCACTTGTGAACCAGATCACTTAGGATGTAATGTGTTCAAACAAACCAGACATGACAATTACATCGCACCTTCCATTCAAGACAACGTCTTCTTAAAAATAATGGAAGAAGGAATAACGAAGGACAAAGATAACAACTGGACAGCTCCCTTGCCATTCAAACTGCCACGGCAAAAGCTCCCTAACAACAGGCCACAGGCCCTGAAGCGCCTTATGTCACTTGTGCATAACTTCGAACAGAAGGAAGAAATGAAGGAACACTTTGTGGCTTTCATGGACAAAGTATTCAAAAACAACCATGCAGAAATTGCCCCACCACTAAAAAATGGAGAAGAATGTTGGTATTTGCCACTATTTGGTATTTACCACCCCCGTAAACCCAAACAGATCAGGGTCGTCTTCGACAGCAGCGCCAAATACGAGGGTGTATCACTGAACGATGTGTTGTTAACAGGACCAGATCTTAACAACTCCCTGTTAGGTGTCTTAATACGCTTCAGAAAGGAAGCTGTTGCCTTTACGGCAGACATCGAAcagatgttttactgtttcaatGTACATG
The DNA window shown above is from Kryptolebias marmoratus isolate JLee-2015 linkage group LG5, ASM164957v2, whole genome shotgun sequence and carries:
- the LOC108249317 gene encoding uncharacterized protein LOC108249317 gives rise to the protein MSKKTSSLKTQSEASYVSSTGSAAAKARARAEAVKARLSFAAKEMNLKVEKAKIEASIEFLQQEKDVASAIAEAEALEAAVVSQMEARSNPGPSVIAERTEQYVTSQTKFVEGLESAALQPSQVGNVLQDRPELTSNESLHSKQEDDPQQTPVCPPNYLDNSQNPPVIISSPHTNKDFTADWSNQVAASSFYEARPSRQESRDSNVNDFIRYFARREIVSTGLLQFNDKPQNFRAWKRSFENTIRGLDLTASEEMDLMLKWLGKESAEQVEQIRAIHINNPVNGLNMMWNRLEQCYGSAEAIEDALFKRIEAFPKITPKDYSKLRKFSDLLMEIQSAKDDGDLPGLAFLDTARGVNPIVQKLPFHLQEKWITVGTNYKRTKCVFFPPFNIFVDFVTQEADSKNDPSFNFTSFPDFSKPDKLPWRTNRQKEVSVHKTDVVSHPSSDIHRSVNKAVDIGKICPIHKKPHPLSKCRTFRMKTLDDRKMFLKENNLCFKCCASSSHIARDCKVKVQCSECHDEKHCSALHPGPAPWQREIEPAVDHGGEPDSKEPEEITSSCTQVCGTNEASRSCSKICLVQVYPAGCPQQAVKLYAIHDEQSNRSLVRPEFFELFNDCGPSSPYSIRTCAGTKDTMGRRAIGYVVAALDGSVHIPLPSLIECKNIPNDRDEIPTPSAAMHHSHLKSVANLIPELDSNAPILMLLGRDVIRVHKVRKQISGPNNAPYAQKLDLGWVVVGNVCVGDIHKTLAIKTLFTNATEKGRPTMFEPCPNVFNIKEKHCEIQVPFNLGTQLVDSTCEPDHLGCNVFKQTRHDNYIAPSIQDNVFLKIMEEGITKDKDNNWTAPLPFKLPRQKLPNNRPQALKRLMSLVHNFEQKEEMKEHFVAFMDKVFKNNHAEIAPPLKNGEECWYLPLFGIYHPRKPKQIRVVFDSSAKYEGVSLNDVLLTGPDLNNSLLGVLIRFRKEAVAFTADIEQMFYCFNVHEQDRNYLRFLWFRDNDISKDIVEYRMRVHVFGNSPSPAVAIYGLHQSVLRSEPDSDPDVRQFVTRDFYVDDGLKSLPTIEMAVSLLQRTRDTLAKSNLRLHKIAANRKEVLEAFPTQDHAKDLKDLDFEADSVIMQRSLGLLWDLGRDCFTFRVPDETKPFTKRGVLSTINSLYDPLGFVAPVTIQGKSILRELTVGNGDWDTPLPPEKEESWTLWKDSLKELSDLTIARAYTDISPSTATKRELCVFSDASTKAIAAVAYLRVTDAEGNCQVGFIMGKAKLAPRPDQTIPRLELSAAVLAVELADLIADELDLKLDCTIFHTDSKVVLGYIYNETRRFYVYVSNRVTRIRRSSQPSQWHYVASSQNPADHATRSVPAYQLPLSNWLTGPDFLLQVQKFPHESHDLVDPSKDSDVRPCVTVLKTAASTKHLGSDRFSKFSTWRSLTRALSRLLHLIHNFKSPSNRNNRCSGWHYCETGLTVDEFKQAQNIVIQAVQQDVYSEEIQCIQNNESLPKTSPLKNLDPYLDENGLLRVGGRITDSNFTQGEKNPLLVPGHHHVAVLLIKHYHNQVHHQGRLFTEGTIRSAGWWIIGGKRKVSTVIYHCVTCKRLRAPLSTQKMSDLPPDRLSTDPPFTNVGLDVFGPWYVSSRRTRGSVNQIKRLQLVTSRRQMFTDISGVRSSTCQTPSGTNGRKSSFLFFSHVASGKPANLM